In Phytoactinopolyspora mesophila, the following are encoded in one genomic region:
- the mftG gene encoding mycofactocin dehydrogenase MftG: MRYDVVVVGGGTAGAPLAARLSEDPDRTVLLLEAGPASHGDAVPAEVRDGTTLRAVLPGHPLTWSYPALLAPVRPYTVARGRILGGSSAINGGNFVRARPEDFDGWAALGNPEWSYEQVLPVLRALETDLDHGDTAIHGGSGPMPVARAPQHSPVAQAFHSAAAEHGFGAEPDKNAPGAPGVGALPRTVVAGVRRNTAMQYLDPVRYRRNLVIRGGARVLRVRVERGRATGVELETAGRREFVHAQEVVLTSGAIGSPHLLLASGIGPADELTALGVPVVADLPGVGRDFTDHPQLAVQWHGRTYPAARRPESFVAALDFSSPGGPPQGDLEILLAEQPLEALLSGTPNESGGGTLLVGLQIPQSRGRISLRAADPYAHPRIDYHYLNEPTDRARLRHGLRTALSLLRSGPFTGLVDQFIDLELRTTTSAELDQWMDTRLGTAIHLCGSARMGPEHDHGAVVDQYGRVRGVAGLRVADTSILPTAPSRGPASTAVLIGELVARFIRRGD, from the coding sequence GTGCGGTATGACGTGGTGGTCGTCGGTGGTGGAACGGCGGGGGCGCCACTGGCAGCACGGTTGAGCGAGGATCCCGACCGGACGGTCCTGCTCCTCGAAGCCGGACCCGCATCACACGGCGACGCCGTCCCCGCTGAAGTACGCGACGGCACCACCCTGCGCGCCGTTCTGCCCGGGCACCCGCTGACGTGGTCCTACCCCGCCCTGCTCGCGCCGGTACGGCCGTACACCGTGGCCCGGGGCCGGATCCTGGGTGGTTCGAGCGCGATCAACGGCGGCAATTTCGTCCGGGCACGTCCGGAGGACTTCGACGGCTGGGCCGCGCTTGGCAACCCCGAATGGTCCTACGAGCAGGTCCTGCCGGTGCTGCGCGCCCTCGAGACCGACCTCGACCACGGCGACACCGCCATCCACGGAGGTTCCGGCCCCATGCCGGTGGCGCGGGCTCCCCAGCACAGTCCCGTGGCCCAGGCGTTTCATTCCGCGGCGGCCGAGCACGGCTTCGGCGCCGAACCGGACAAGAACGCACCAGGCGCTCCCGGTGTCGGTGCTCTGCCTCGCACCGTGGTCGCGGGCGTCCGCCGGAACACCGCCATGCAGTATCTCGATCCTGTGCGGTATCGCCGCAATCTCGTCATCCGCGGCGGCGCGCGCGTGCTCCGGGTGCGGGTCGAACGGGGCCGCGCGACCGGCGTCGAGCTGGAGACGGCCGGGCGCAGAGAGTTCGTCCACGCGCAGGAGGTGGTGCTCACGTCAGGCGCGATCGGCAGCCCGCACCTGCTCCTGGCCTCCGGGATCGGCCCCGCGGACGAGCTCACCGCACTCGGCGTGCCGGTGGTGGCGGACCTGCCCGGCGTCGGCCGCGACTTCACCGACCACCCGCAACTCGCCGTACAGTGGCACGGCCGCACATACCCGGCAGCCCGGAGACCGGAGTCATTCGTGGCCGCGCTCGACTTCTCCTCCCCCGGCGGCCCACCTCAAGGCGACCTCGAGATCCTCCTGGCCGAGCAGCCGCTCGAGGCCTTGCTCAGCGGCACACCCAACGAGTCCGGCGGCGGTACGCTGCTCGTCGGTCTCCAGATCCCCCAGTCTCGCGGCCGGATATCGCTCCGGGCCGCCGATCCGTACGCGCACCCGCGAATCGACTACCACTACTTGAACGAGCCGACCGACCGGGCGCGGCTACGACACGGCCTGCGCACGGCCCTCTCGCTGCTGCGGTCGGGCCCGTTCACCGGCCTCGTCGACCAGTTCATCGACCTCGAGCTACGAACGACGACCAGCGCCGAATTGGATCAGTGGATGGACACGCGACTGGGCACGGCGATCCATCTGTGCGGTAGCGCTCGCATGGGACCAGAGCACGACCACGGCGCCGTCGTCGACCAGTACGGGCGGGTACGCGGGGTCGCCGGCTTACGCGTGGCCGACACCTCCATCCTGCCCACCGCACCGAGCCGGGGCCCGGCATCCACGGCCGTGCTGATCGGCGAGCTCGTCGCCCGGTTCATCCGCCGCGGCGACTGA